In Nocardioides cavernaquae, the genomic window CGCCGCGGCGTGCTCAGCCCGCGACGTGGGGGAGGACCGCCAGGTCACGCATCAGCGCGCCCGACCGATCGGTGCCGACGGCGGAGACCAGATCGACCTCCACCGACTGCTCGGCAGCACGAAGCCGACGTGCGAGGGTCTGACCGCGTGGGGAGAGGGCCACGACGGCGCGACGCTTGTCGGCCGCGTCGATGCGCCGCACGATGATCGCCTGCTCGGCGAGACGGTCGACCAGGCGCGTCAGCGTCGCGGCGGGCACGACGGCCGAATCCGCGATCGTCGTCATCGTCAGGCCGGGCTGCACGAGCAGCACGGACATGATCCGCCAGTGGTCGAGGGTCAGGTCGACCTCGTCGAGCAGCGGCTGGAGGCGCTGCTTGACGACCTGCTCGGCGTGCTTGAGGAGCAAGGTCAGACCGGCGGCCGGGCGCGCGTCGACTGCGTCACTCTGCGGCAGAGCGCCGGTGCTGACGTCGGTCATGCGCCTATCCTAGGTGGCCAACGGTCAAATCGGAGGTAACGGTGCCCACTGGAGCCGCACCCCTGACGGATCGCGTGCGGGAGACCGTCGCGATCGCCTTCGTGGTGCCGTTGCAGGGTCCGACCGGGATCTACGGTCCGTCGTGCCTCGCCTGTGGCGAGCTCGCGGTCGAGCAGCTCAATGCAGTGGACGGCATCGGGGGACGCCAGGTCGAGCTGATC contains:
- a CDS encoding MarR family winged helix-turn-helix transcriptional regulator; translated protein: MTDVSTGALPQSDAVDARPAAGLTLLLKHAEQVVKQRLQPLLDEVDLTLDHWRIMSVLLVQPGLTMTTIADSAVVPAATLTRLVDRLAEQAIIVRRIDAADKRRAVVALSPRGQTLARRLRAAEQSVEVDLVSAVGTDRSGALMRDLAVLPHVAG